A DNA window from Danio aesculapii chromosome 14, fDanAes4.1, whole genome shotgun sequence contains the following coding sequences:
- the faf2 gene encoding FAS-associated factor 2, which produces MAAPEEQELSQAQTEKLLQFQDLTGLESMDQCRRTLEQHNWNIEAAVQDRLNEQEGVPSVFNPPPARPLQVNTTDHRVYSYIVSRPQPRGLLGWSYYLIMLPFRFTYYTLLDIFRFALRFIRPDPRGRVTDPVGDVMSFIHSFEEKYGRSHPVFYQGTYSQALNDAKRELRYLLVYLHGEDHQDTDEFCRSTLCSEEALTFINTRMLFWACSTSKPEGYRVSQALRENTYPFLAMIMLKDRKMTVVGRLEGLIQPEDLINQLTFIMEANQTYLMSERLEREERNQTQVLRQQQDEAYEASLRADQEKDRKKREEQEQKRQEEEKVRQTVLAEERRRRTLEEEKERRSECLPAEPPVDDPDGVKIVFRLPNDTRVERRFLFSQSLTVNRLYICCFILSLVHR; this is translated from the exons ATGGCGGCGCCAGAAGAACAGGAATTATCTCAGGCTCAAACTGAAAAACTCCTTCAGTTTCAG GACCTGACGGGCCTAGAGTCAATGGACCAGTGTCGGCGCACATTAGAACAACACAATTGGAACATTGAG GCTGCAGTACAAGACAGACTAAATGAGCAAGAAGGAGTTCCCAGTGTCTTCAACCCGCCGCCCGCCAGACCGTTACAGGTCAACACAACAGACCACAGAGTCTATAGCTATATTGTCTCAAGGCCACAGCCTAGA GGCTTATTAGGTTGGAGTTACTACTTGATAATGCTTCCGTTCAGGTTTACGTATTATACACTTCTGGACATATTCAG GTTTGCCCTGAGATTCATTCGGCCAGACCCGAGGGGTCGTGTCACAGATCCTGTTGGAGATGTCATGTCGTTTATTCATAGTTTTGAGGAGAAATATGGTCGATCGCATCCTGTATTCTACCAGGGAACATACAGCCAG GCTCTGAATGATGCCAAGCGAGAACTTCGCTATTTGTTAGTTTATCTTCATGGAGAAGATCACCAGGACACTGACGAGTTCTGCCG ATCCACATTATGTTCAGAAGAGGCACTGACCTTCATCAACACGAGGATGTTGTTCTGGGCATGTTCCACCAGCAAACCAGAGGGTTACAGAG TCTCTCAGGCCCTGCGTGAAAACACTTATCCATTCCTGGCCATGATCATGCTGAAGGACCGGAAGATGACGGTGGTTGGGAGGCTGGAGGGTTTAATCCAGCCGGAGGATCTGATCAACCAGCTGACCTTCATCATGGAGGCAAACCAGACATATCTCATGTCAGAACGACTAGAGAG GGAGGAGAGGAATCAGACGCAGGTATTGCGACAGCAGCAGGACGAGGCTTATGAGGCATCACTGCGAGCAGATCaggagaaagacagaaagaaaagagAAGAACAGGAACAGAAACGGCAAGAGGAGGAGAAAGTACGCCAGACCGTCCTCGCTGAGGAGAGACGACGAAGA ACtctggaggaggagaaggagcGCAGGTCTGAGTGTCTCCCTGCTGAGCCACCTGTAGACGACCCAGACGGAGTCAAAATAGTGTTCAGACTACCCAACGACACTCGAGTGGAGCGGAGATTCCTCTTCAGCCAGTCTCTGACGGTAAACAGACTTTATATCTGCTGCTTCATCTTATCACTCGTACACCGTTGA